One stretch of Cohnella algarum DNA includes these proteins:
- a CDS encoding replication-associated recombination protein A, with protein sequence MYQGSLIESNSDRSRPLANRVRPQQLDEFVGQKHLLEEGKVLRDMITNDQVSSMIFWGPPGVGKTTLAKIIANQTKSKFIDFSAVTSGIKDIRNVMKEAEENRQLGNKTILFIDEIHRFNKAQQDAFLPYVEKGSIILIGATTENPSFEVNSALLSRSKVFVLHHLASGDIVELLERAIVNPNGFGDQEIKVEDGVLSAIAEFSNGDARVALNTLEMAVLNGEKQGESIKIGKEDLIQIIHRKSLLYDKDGEEHYNIISALHKSMRNSDVNAAIYWLARMLESGEDPLFIARRLVRFASEDVGLADNRALEIAVSVFQACQFIGMPECDVHLTQAVIYLSLAPKSNAAYLVSSATLIDGRFGTANDGGFLLSSPPFRRQLYFAFVCRRKKTAPKSS encoded by the coding sequence TTGTATCAAGGATCGTTAATTGAATCCAACAGCGATCGAAGCCGGCCTTTAGCAAACAGAGTACGCCCGCAACAATTAGATGAGTTTGTAGGTCAGAAACATTTGTTGGAAGAAGGAAAAGTTTTGCGTGACATGATTACAAATGACCAAGTATCGTCTATGATTTTTTGGGGACCTCCTGGAGTCGGAAAAACGACTTTGGCCAAGATCATAGCGAATCAAACTAAATCCAAATTCATTGATTTTAGCGCGGTAACCAGTGGGATTAAAGATATCCGAAATGTGATGAAAGAAGCCGAAGAAAACAGACAATTAGGGAATAAAACCATCTTATTTATCGATGAGATTCATAGATTTAACAAGGCACAGCAGGACGCTTTTCTCCCCTACGTTGAAAAAGGCAGCATTATTCTAATTGGAGCAACAACCGAAAATCCCTCTTTTGAAGTCAACTCGGCCTTGTTGTCTCGTAGTAAAGTGTTTGTCCTCCACCACTTAGCGAGTGGGGATATTGTTGAATTATTGGAAAGAGCAATTGTGAATCCTAACGGATTTGGGGATCAAGAGATTAAAGTAGAAGATGGTGTACTCTCCGCTATAGCAGAATTTTCAAATGGCGATGCCCGGGTTGCCTTAAATACTTTGGAAATGGCCGTTTTAAATGGGGAAAAACAAGGTGAATCTATTAAAATCGGCAAAGAAGATCTGATTCAGATCATTCATCGAAAATCACTATTGTATGACAAAGACGGAGAAGAACACTATAATATCATTTCCGCTTTGCATAAATCCATGCGAAACAGCGATGTGAATGCGGCTATTTATTGGTTAGCTCGAATGTTGGAATCGGGAGAAGATCCGTTGTTTATCGCTCGTCGGCTGGTTAGGTTTGCAAGTGAAGATGTGGGTTTGGCGGACAATCGTGCTTTGGAGATCGCCGTTTCGGTTTTTCAGGCGTGTCAATTCATAGGGATGCCGGAATGCGATGTGCATTTAACGCAAGCGGTCATTTATCTTAGCCTAGCCCCTAAATCGAATGCGGCTTATCTGGTGTCATCAGCCACTTTAATTGACGGTAGATTCGGAACCGCCAATGACGGTGGCTTTTTGCTTTCCTCACCGCCGTTTCGGAGACAATTATATTTCGCCTTTGTTTGTCGGCGTAAAAAAACTGCTCCGAAGAGCAGTTAG
- a CDS encoding DUF5348 domain-containing protein has protein sequence MTNMNEIRFHGDTERWNVYDGEELLCSLRCGDAVMIQVGKHFLPSNLELDTDWYVKFGNSKFWLHRHAKYRVRPLF, from the coding sequence ATGACAAATATGAATGAGATACGATTTCATGGAGATACCGAGCGTTGGAACGTGTACGATGGAGAAGAGTTGCTTTGCTCGCTACGTTGTGGTGATGCCGTGATGATTCAAGTAGGAAAGCACTTCTTGCCATCCAACCTTGAGCTCGATACGGACTGGTACGTGAAGTTTGGAAATTCGAAGTTCTGGCTCCACCGACATGCCAAGTACCGCGTCCGACCGCTGTTCTAA